GCGTGTTGCGGCGGCTTGCTTTCTTCCAGGCGAAGGTGACCGATCCGCTGGCGGATGCCGAGCCCGGAAAAATCCTCCACGAGATGCGCGGCGGCGAGATGGCGGCGCTGCGCGAGGTGCCGTTCGCGCAGTATTACGGCAGCGTCGATTCGACTCCGCTATTCGTCCTGCTGGCCGGCCTTTATGTCGAACGCACCGCCGACGAGCAGACGCTTGTCGAATTGTGGCCCTCGATCGAGGCGGCGCTGCAATGGATCGACGGCCCCGGCGATCCCGATCGTGACGGTTTTATCGAATACCGGCGCGCGACGGAGCAGGGGCTCGCCAATCAGGGTTGGAAGGATTCGTTCGACGCCATCTTCCATGCCGATGGGCGGCTCGCCGAAGGCTATATCGCCTTGGCGGAAGTCCAGGGCTATGTGTTCGCCGGGAAGCGGCTGGCGGCGCGGTGTGCCCGCCGCCTCGGAAAGCTCGACCTCGCGGCCCGTCTCGAAACCGAAGCGTTGCTGCTGGCCGAACGTTTCGAAGATGCCTTCTGGTGCGAGGAACTCGGCACCTACGCGCTGGCGCTCGATGGCGCCAAGCAGCCCTGCAAGGTCCGAACCTCGAATGCCGGACAACTGCTCTTCACCGGCATCGTCCAGCCCGAGCGCGCGCGACGCGTCGCTGCCGATCTGATGAGCCAGAAGTTCTTTTCGGGATGGGGCATCCGCACCGTGGCGCGCGGTGAAGCCCGTTACAATCCGATGTCCTATCATGACGGATCGATCTGGCCGCACGACAATGCGTTGATTGCCCTCGGCCTGGCGCGCTATGGCCTGACGCATTCGGTGGCGCATCTGTTCAAGGGCCTGTTCGACGCCGCCAGCTACATGGATCTGCGACGGCTGCCCGAATTGTTCTGCGGGTTTCAGCGCGAACGACGGCGCGGACCGGTGCTCTATCCGGTGGCCTGCGCACCGCAGGCCTGGGCGAGCGCGACGCCGTTTAGCCTGCTGGAGGCCGCCCTCGGTCTGGAATTCGATGCCGCGCGCGGCGAGATTCGGCTCCGCAATCCGCGCCTGCCGGAGTTCCTCAATGAGGTGATATTACGCGACCTGCAGCTTGGCGCCTCGAGCGTCGACCTGCGGGTCCGTCGTCACGGCGAGGAAGTATCGCTCGAAGTGCTGCGAACACGTGGAGAGATTCAGGTGTCGATCGTGCTGACCCACTGACGGGGGCATCGGTCAACACCTCTTCAAAAGGCTCAGGAGGCGCACATGCGTGTGGGCATTCTCATCACGTTACTCGCTGTCGCGCTCGCGGCGGCCGCCGCCGTCAGGGCGGC
The Bradyrhizobium sp. KBS0727 genome window above contains:
- a CDS encoding amylo-alpha-1,6-glucosidase; translated protein: MAEVTQLTIRTVEQISESPFYIPMTGPAARPRRSLKHDDTFIVLDSHGDIGASAGGPDGLFNADTRYLARLEMVLDDMQPLLLGSNLRDDNSALTVDLTNSDVYRNGRLALQKDTLHIVRSIFLWRGSFYQRIGLQNHGDRPASFDLSLLFDNDFADLFEVRGERRERRGVGSSKVLGPTDVVFEYKGLDDQPRITALHFDPKPTRLAINSANYHFELAPGQVTSLFIAVSCNKPIMQKPAPFFRGLLAHRREMRKLTKGAASIETSNSIFNEVLCRAMADLNMLMTETPQGRYPYAGIPWYSTTFGRDGLITALQMLWVDPRIAQGVLRRLAFFQAKVTDPLADAEPGKILHEMRGGEMAALREVPFAQYYGSVDSTPLFVLLAGLYVERTADEQTLVELWPSIEAALQWIDGPGDPDRDGFIEYRRATEQGLANQGWKDSFDAIFHADGRLAEGYIALAEVQGYVFAGKRLAARCARRLGKLDLAARLETEALLLAERFEDAFWCEELGTYALALDGAKQPCKVRTSNAGQLLFTGIVQPERARRVAADLMSQKFFSGWGIRTVARGEARYNPMSYHDGSIWPHDNALIALGLARYGLTHSVAHLFKGLFDAASYMDLRRLPELFCGFQRERRRGPVLYPVACAPQAWASATPFSLLEAALGLEFDAARGEIRLRNPRLPEFLNEVILRDLQLGASSVDLRVRRHGEEVSLEVLRTRGEIQVSIVLTH